The following are from one region of the Paenibacillus sabinae T27 genome:
- a CDS encoding ABC transporter substrate-binding protein: MCSKLYCNLYRKLKEKHLPALMLSAALILVLAGCGANNANESAASPAASPQASQAQVAGDDGTAKTIKDTDGRQVTVPAQINKIADTWPAHNEVVTILGAGGKIVSTISTPKSVPWLYKVNPQMNNAVTAFTKSEAQMEEVLKNKPDIAFASTGSPLIQPLENAGIPTVALNFTNFDEMKECFRLTGQILGDDASRRADSFIGYLDGKLKEITAVTSKIPDSDKPKVLHIQSLSPLQVDGKDTMIQNWIEVAGGINAAQELSGNMKPVSLEQIISWNPDYIMIGSGLADTDHIMDDPAWKTLNAVKNGHVYNNPSGAFLWDRYGAEAALQIQWAAKTLHPDLFQGVDMVQETVSFYKQFLNYDLTKEEAQLIIDSRPPVK; the protein is encoded by the coding sequence ATGTGTAGCAAACTGTATTGTAATCTATATCGTAAACTGAAGGAAAAACACCTGCCCGCACTCATGCTGTCCGCTGCATTAATTCTGGTTCTGGCCGGATGCGGGGCAAATAATGCAAACGAAAGCGCTGCTTCGCCCGCTGCCTCCCCGCAAGCATCACAGGCACAAGTGGCAGGGGACGACGGGACTGCCAAGACCATCAAGGATACCGACGGACGCCAGGTTACGGTTCCCGCGCAAATCAACAAGATCGCCGATACTTGGCCAGCTCATAATGAGGTCGTCACGATTCTTGGTGCAGGCGGCAAAATCGTGTCCACCATCTCCACCCCCAAGTCGGTTCCCTGGCTGTACAAAGTAAATCCGCAAATGAACAACGCCGTGACCGCCTTCACCAAATCCGAAGCGCAAATGGAAGAGGTGCTGAAGAACAAGCCCGATATCGCCTTTGCATCAACCGGTTCTCCGTTGATCCAGCCTCTGGAAAATGCGGGAATTCCCACAGTGGCGCTGAACTTTACGAACTTTGACGAGATGAAAGAATGCTTCCGCCTTACGGGTCAAATCCTTGGAGACGATGCGAGCCGGCGGGCCGACTCCTTTATCGGCTATCTGGACGGGAAGCTGAAAGAAATAACAGCCGTGACTTCCAAAATCCCAGACTCCGACAAGCCCAAAGTACTGCATATTCAGTCCCTGTCACCGCTTCAGGTAGACGGCAAGGACACCATGATCCAGAACTGGATTGAAGTGGCGGGGGGCATCAACGCGGCACAAGAGCTAAGCGGCAACATGAAGCCGGTAAGCCTTGAGCAGATCATCTCTTGGAATCCGGATTACATTATGATCGGCAGCGGGCTAGCGGATACCGACCACATCATGGACGATCCTGCCTGGAAGACACTGAACGCCGTCAAGAACGGCCATGTGTATAACAACCCAAGCGGCGCTTTCCTCTGGGACCGTTACGGCGCCGAAGCGGCGCTGCAAATCCAATGGGCGGCCAAAACGCTGCATCCCGATCTGTTCCAAGGTGTTGACATGGTGCAGGAAACCGTGAGCTTTTATAAGCAGTTTTTGAATTACGACCTTACAAAAGAAGAAGCTCAGCTGATCATCGACAGTAGGCCCCCAGTAAAGTAA
- a CDS encoding ABC transporter ATP-binding protein gives MLEIQDLSCGYDGKPVVRDVSFSVRAGEIMCLLGPNGAGKTTLFKTLLSFLKPLEGTISINGHSTAGWSRQMLARAIGYVPQAHSAPFPYRVIDVVTMGRTAHLGWFAAPNAKDKRIADEALHSLQIHPLRDRIYTELSGGERQLVLIARALAQRSDILIMDEPTSNLDFGNQIRMLEQIRLLSNRGMTVVMTSHFPDHAFLCSDKAALLRRGQPFLAGTVKEVVTSGNLKSAYGIDVEVAEFTAANGQKVKTCIPLMQA, from the coding sequence ATGCTGGAAATCCAGGACCTTTCCTGTGGATATGACGGAAAGCCGGTGGTCAGAGATGTCTCTTTTTCGGTAAGGGCCGGAGAGATTATGTGCCTGCTGGGTCCCAACGGCGCAGGGAAAACAACCTTGTTCAAAACCCTGCTTTCTTTCCTGAAGCCCTTGGAAGGAACCATTAGTATCAATGGGCACAGCACCGCAGGATGGTCGAGACAAATGCTGGCCCGGGCCATAGGTTATGTTCCCCAGGCGCACAGTGCCCCATTCCCTTATCGTGTCATCGATGTGGTGACAATGGGCCGCACCGCCCATCTCGGCTGGTTCGCGGCACCGAATGCCAAAGATAAGCGCATTGCAGACGAAGCCCTGCACAGTCTTCAGATTCATCCCCTCCGGGACCGGATCTATACGGAACTGAGCGGCGGAGAGCGGCAGTTGGTCCTGATCGCCCGGGCGCTGGCGCAGCGGTCTGACATCCTGATTATGGACGAGCCGACGTCCAATCTCGATTTCGGCAATCAGATCCGGATGCTGGAACAGATCCGGCTGCTCAGCAACCGGGGAATGACGGTCGTCATGACGTCGCATTTTCCGGACCACGCTTTTTTATGCTCCGACAAGGCGGCGCTATTGCGCCGGGGACAGCCTTTTTTGGCAGGCACCGTTAAAGAAGTCGTAACATCCGGAAATCTGAAATCCGCTTACGGCATTGATGTTGAAGTAGCGGAGTTTACCGCCGCAAATGGACAGAAAGTGAAGACCTGCATACCGCTTATGCAAGCGTAG
- a CDS encoding FecCD family ABC transporter permease, with protein MNPKRNQTYAIPGQPAEFRGMLKRAVRIVLIFGLPFAVLLLSFTMGRYSVSLPQMADIIRAHLLGLPDPGPASTSIVLLHVRLPRIAAALLVGGALAAAGASYQGLFRNPMVSPDILGASAGAGFGAALAMLMSYGPAGIQLMSFLMGMGAVALTTFIGSIVSRRGGAVLSLVLTGIVISTVFTALTSITKLAADPDNKLPAITFWLMGGLSLTGPNDLIILAPLVLIGLTPLLLLRWKLNVLSFGEEEAQALGVNTTRIRFITIISSTLLTAAAVSVSGIIGWVGLIVPHLSRMVVGPNYKVLLPVSALYGAAYLLLVDDIARSALTLEIPLGILTALIGAPFFILLLITGKRSWE; from the coding sequence ATGAACCCGAAGAGGAACCAAACTTACGCTATACCCGGTCAACCGGCAGAATTTCGCGGCATGCTCAAACGGGCAGTTCGCATCGTTCTGATATTCGGGCTGCCGTTTGCAGTACTGCTCCTGTCCTTTACCATGGGGCGTTACAGCGTTTCGCTGCCGCAGATGGCGGACATCATTCGGGCCCATCTGCTCGGATTGCCCGATCCGGGACCGGCTTCCACAAGCATCGTCCTGCTCCATGTGCGCCTTCCGCGAATCGCAGCCGCTCTGCTGGTCGGCGGAGCGCTGGCCGCCGCCGGCGCATCATATCAGGGCTTGTTCCGCAATCCGATGGTATCGCCGGATATTTTGGGTGCCTCGGCCGGAGCGGGATTCGGCGCGGCGCTGGCGATGCTCATGTCGTACGGCCCTGCCGGCATTCAGCTCATGTCGTTCCTGATGGGCATGGGGGCGGTGGCGCTAACCACCTTCATCGGATCGATTGTCAGCCGCAGGGGCGGAGCGGTACTTTCCCTCGTACTGACCGGGATCGTCATTTCCACCGTGTTCACTGCGCTTACATCAATCACCAAGCTGGCTGCCGATCCTGACAACAAGCTTCCCGCCATTACGTTCTGGCTGATGGGCGGCTTGTCTCTCACCGGACCCAATGATCTCATCATCCTTGCTCCGCTCGTGCTGATCGGCTTGACGCCGCTGCTCCTGCTGCGTTGGAAGCTGAATGTGCTGTCTTTCGGCGAGGAAGAAGCCCAGGCGCTGGGCGTCAATACAACGCGCATTCGGTTCATCACCATCATCAGCTCCACACTGCTGACCGCCGCTGCCGTTTCCGTCAGCGGAATCATTGGCTGGGTAGGTCTAATCGTGCCGCATCTCTCCCGCATGGTTGTCGGACCTAACTACAAAGTGCTGCTGCCTGTCTCCGCGCTTTACGGCGCAGCGTATTTACTGCTTGTCGATGATATCGCCCGCAGCGCGCTTACCCTGGAAATCCCACTTGGAATTTTGACCGCCCTAATTGGCGCTCCCTTTTTCATATTGCTGCTCATTACCGGAAAAAGGAGCTGGGAATAA
- a CDS encoding thiol-disulfide oxidoreductase DCC family protein, producing MSHKKRKEKVVLEVPGDQQHTIKPVDTLETSIVLIDGMCHLCGWLVTFIIPRDPAGRFRFAPLQSDIGRELLEKGGLDADRLDTVVLVEKGEYYTESAAALRILRGLRFPWPAAYLLIAVPAPLRNRLYRYVARNRYRWFGRDEQCLLPTPDIRRRFL from the coding sequence ATGAGCCATAAGAAAAGGAAGGAAAAGGTTGTCTTGGAGGTGCCGGGAGACCAGCAACATACCATAAAACCTGTGGATACCCTGGAGACGTCCATCGTGTTGATCGACGGTATGTGCCATTTGTGCGGTTGGCTTGTGACTTTTATTATTCCCCGCGATCCCGCAGGGCGTTTTCGCTTCGCGCCGCTGCAGAGCGACATTGGCCGTGAGCTTCTGGAAAAAGGCGGACTTGATGCGGATCGGCTGGATACGGTAGTGCTTGTGGAAAAAGGGGAGTATTACACGGAGTCGGCTGCGGCCCTCCGCATTCTGCGCGGGCTCCGCTTTCCCTGGCCAGCCGCGTATTTGCTGATCGCCGTGCCGGCTCCGCTGCGCAACAGGCTGTACCGGTACGTCGCGAGGAATCGTTATCGCTGGTTCGGACGCGATGAGCAGTGCCTTTTGCCTACGCCGGATATCCGGCGGCGTTTCTTATAA
- a CDS encoding CpaF family protein — MNDELFRKLRGEIRSGLDVTSSVGNSELISHIERTIFEREELRRLTAQEKHRLVRRLFDSFRGLDVLQPLVDNPAISEIMVNSHEDIFVEEEGEIRRLPLAFESASRLEDIIQIVVSDVNRVVNESSPIVDARLKDGSRVNIVLPPVALKGPAMTIRKFPESPMTMDDLVRREAISREAAGLLKTLVAAKYNIFISGGTGSGKTTFLNALSQFIPSQERVITIEDSAELQIITVPNLVSLETRNANTEGKGEISIRDLIRSSLRMRPNRIVIGEVRGAEALDMLQALNTGHDGSLSTGHANSARDMISRLETMVLSGADLPVAVVRQQIGSAIDIFVHLARLRDRSRRVTEISEVMGLEGGEVKLNPLYAFRETGEGDGRLKGELEACGNPLRNTAKLVMAGIAFTPLDRFGGEIKRGGETDGCSK; from the coding sequence ATGAATGACGAGCTGTTCCGTAAGCTTCGCGGCGAAATACGCTCAGGGCTGGATGTGACCTCCTCCGTCGGAAACAGTGAACTGATCTCGCATATTGAAAGGACGATTTTTGAGCGGGAAGAGCTGCGGCGCTTAACGGCGCAGGAGAAGCACAGGCTTGTCCGGAGGCTGTTTGATTCTTTTCGCGGTCTGGACGTGCTTCAGCCGCTCGTGGACAATCCGGCCATCAGCGAGATTATGGTGAACAGCCATGAGGATATTTTTGTCGAGGAGGAAGGGGAAATCCGCCGGCTGCCGCTGGCGTTCGAATCGGCTTCGAGACTGGAGGATATTATCCAGATCGTCGTTTCCGATGTCAACCGCGTCGTCAATGAATCGTCGCCGATTGTCGATGCCCGGCTGAAAGACGGGTCGCGGGTCAATATTGTGCTCCCTCCCGTAGCGCTGAAGGGGCCGGCGATGACGATCCGCAAGTTTCCCGAGTCGCCGATGACAATGGATGACCTTGTCCGCAGAGAGGCCATCAGCCGGGAAGCGGCGGGCCTGCTTAAGACGCTAGTCGCCGCTAAATACAACATCTTTATCAGCGGCGGAACGGGTTCGGGCAAGACGACTTTCTTGAACGCTCTATCCCAATTCATTCCGTCGCAAGAGAGAGTCATTACAATTGAGGATTCGGCGGAGCTGCAAATCATTACCGTGCCGAATCTGGTGTCGCTGGAGACGAGGAACGCCAACACGGAGGGCAAAGGGGAAATCTCCATCCGCGATCTGATCCGTTCGTCGCTACGGATGCGGCCGAACCGGATCGTCATCGGCGAGGTGCGCGGCGCCGAGGCCTTGGATATGCTGCAGGCGCTTAACACTGGCCATGATGGGAGCTTGTCCACCGGCCACGCGAACAGCGCGCGCGACATGATCAGCAGGCTCGAGACGATGGTGCTGAGCGGCGCCGATCTGCCGGTTGCGGTCGTGAGGCAGCAGATCGGCTCGGCGATCGATATTTTTGTCCATCTGGCGAGGCTGCGCGACCGTTCGCGGCGGGTCACGGAGATCAGTGAGGTCATGGGGCTGGAGGGCGGAGAAGTGAAGCTGAATCCGCTGTATGCGTTCCGCGAAACCGGCGAAGGTGACGGCCGCCTGAAGGGTGAGCTGGAAGCTTGCGGCAACCCTTTGCGGAATACGGCAAAGCTGGTTATGGCAGGAATAGCTTTTACTCCGCTGGATCGGTTTGGCGGTGAAATTAAGAGAGGAGGAGAGACAGACGGATGTTCAAAATGA
- a CDS encoding type II secretion system F family protein, which yields MFKMTGKGRAPGNLLPAGFGPGSREPAHAIDAHLHSGGRLVKRDITRVGRGTADYAKAPTLQSSTGQAGRGGASAQQLPDYTVYTLNKRQSIVSAAAGGLILFGIGYLFYHNPLIALVLSAGGYFAPRIWRDYLKKRRRAALNLQFKQMLFSLSSSLSAGRSVENAFREAVQDLKMLDPEGGSDMIAELNIICARLEYGQPVEEALQDFSRRAGMEDIRRFADVFSVCKRTGGDLVEVVRRTSSIIGEKLDIQQEIAVSVSQKRFESKALLVSPLVMLLFMSLSAGDYMNPMYSGIGIVISTFALASLILCYFWTSKIMDIPL from the coding sequence ATGTTCAAAATGACTGGAAAGGGCCGGGCACCGGGGAATTTGCTGCCAGCCGGATTTGGACCGGGCAGTCGCGAACCGGCACATGCCATAGATGCCCATCTTCATTCCGGCGGAAGGCTGGTTAAGCGCGATATCACGCGGGTTGGCCGGGGAACAGCCGATTATGCCAAGGCTCCAACCCTCCAAAGCAGCACTGGACAGGCGGGAAGGGGAGGTGCCTCTGCGCAGCAGTTGCCCGATTACACGGTGTATACGCTGAATAAGCGGCAGAGCATCGTTTCGGCAGCGGCAGGCGGGTTGATCTTGTTTGGAATCGGCTATTTGTTCTATCACAACCCGCTGATTGCCTTGGTGCTGTCGGCGGGAGGATATTTTGCCCCGCGTATATGGCGGGATTACCTGAAGAAGCGCCGGCGCGCCGCGCTCAATCTCCAGTTTAAGCAGATGCTGTTCTCGCTGTCCTCCTCGCTGTCCGCCGGAAGGTCGGTGGAGAATGCCTTTCGCGAAGCGGTGCAGGATTTGAAGATGCTGGACCCGGAGGGCGGCAGCGATATGATTGCTGAGCTGAATATCATCTGTGCGCGGCTTGAATACGGACAGCCCGTCGAAGAGGCGCTGCAGGATTTCAGCAGGAGGGCGGGAATGGAGGATATCCGGCGGTTCGCCGACGTCTTCTCCGTCTGCAAAAGGACGGGAGGTGACTTGGTGGAGGTGGTGCGACGCACCTCAAGCATTATCGGCGAGAAGCTGGATATTCAGCAGGAAATTGCCGTCAGCGTTTCGCAGAAACGGTTCGAGTCCAAGGCTCTGCTTGTTTCTCCGCTGGTTATGCTGCTGTTTATGAGCCTTAGCGCCGGGGATTATATGAATCCGATGTACAGTGGGATAGGCATCGTCATTTCGACCTTTGCGCTGGCTTCACTGATTCTCTGTTATTTCTGGACAAGCAAAATCATGGACATTCCGCTGTAA